A genomic window from Silene latifolia isolate original U9 population chromosome 11, ASM4854445v1, whole genome shotgun sequence includes:
- the LOC141613651 gene encoding uncharacterized protein LOC141613651 produces the protein MEIIYHEGKANVVADALSRKSVHALCMAMSQVRLRDEVKRMGISMIRKGDVVSDLTIEPELYMEIREKQSVDSRLVGWRAIVERREPSRFQIHTDGSLRFKGRWCVPDDEELKRNILIEAHNTPYFVHPGGDKLYKYLKKTFW, from the coding sequence atggaaataATCTATCATGAGGGTAAAGCAAATGTGGTAGCTGATGCGTTAAGCAGGAAATCAGTACATGCTTTATGTATGGCTATGTCACAAGTTAGGCTTCGAGATGAAGTAAAAAGGATGGGCATTTCTATGATCAGAAAGGGGGATGTGGTAAGTGATTTAACCATTGAACCAGAACTTTATATGGAAATTCGCGAAAAACAGAGTGTTGACTCGAGGTTGGTTGGTTGGCGTGCCATTGTAGAGAGGCGAGAGCCGTCAAGGTTCCaaattcatacagatggtagcctAAGATTCAaagggagatggtgtgtaccagATGATGAAGAGCTAAAGCGAAATATTTTGATTGAGGCACATAATACTCCTTATTTTGTGCATCCGGGGGGAGATAAACTTTATAAATATCTTAAGAAGACCTTCTGGTAG
- the LOC141613652 gene encoding uncharacterized protein LOC141613652, which yields MKDTWNKVELAKAYCKCVVKLHGMRKDIVSDRDSRFISRFWQELQSAMGTTLKMSTAFHPATDGQTERTIQTLEDMLRACEMVEQVHIIRQKMRAAQDRQKSYADFKRSNMEFSVGDKVLLKVSPMKGVMRFGKRGKLCQKYIGLYEITDRVGEVAYRLALPPALARVHNVFHVSQLRKYVSDPLTYLSQTS from the exons atgaaagatacttggaacaaAGTTGAGCTAGCAAAGGCTTATTGCAAGTGTGTAGTGAAATTACATGGCATGCGTAAGGATATTGTATCTGACAGGGACTCGAGATTTATTTCGCGATTTTGGCAGGAGTTGCAGAGTGCTATGGGTacgaccttgaagatgagtactgcttttcatccaGCTACAGATGGGCAAACTGAACGAACTATCCAAACCTTAGAGGATATGCTGAGAGCTTGT GAGATGGTAGAGCAAGTGCACATTATCCGTCAGAaaatgagagcagctcaggatcgtcaAAAGAGCTATGCTGATTTTAAGAGGAGCAACATGGAATTTtcagttggggataaggttctgtTAAAGGTGTCACCAATGAAGGgtgtcatgagatttgggaagagaggTAAACTGTGCCAGAAATATATAGGACTGTATGAGATTACTGatagagttggggaagtggcttaccgGTTGGCACTACCTCCAGCTCTAGCGAGAGTTCATAACGTGTTTCATGTGTCACAACTGAGGAAGTATGTTAGTGACCCTCTCACATACTTAAGCCAGACGTCATAG